A window from Sinanaerobacter sp. ZZT-01 encodes these proteins:
- a CDS encoding HutP family protein — MYDSIDVARAAVKLAVTSTRSAEEQMILRLKERDIFGAAVDVGGDVVNSIHIIIERAILASRKNSVTKECHVEDGAIAGATREALTQIIAKATGLNGGGKIAICRHKEHLSVCVFMSIGLLHLNEVVIGLGHRSLPGN; from the coding sequence ATGTATGATAGTATAGATGTAGCTAGAGCTGCCGTTAAGCTGGCAGTTACATCGACTCGAAGTGCTGAAGAACAGATGATTTTACGGTTGAAGGAAAGAGATATATTCGGTGCGGCAGTTGATGTTGGTGGTGACGTGGTCAATTCCATTCATATTATTATTGAACGGGCGATTTTAGCCTCCAGAAAAAACAGTGTAACAAAGGAATGTCACGTGGAGGATGGAGCAATTGCGGGAGCGACCAGAGAAGCGTTGACACAAATCATTGCAAAAGCTACGGGACTAAATGGAGGCGGAAAGATCGCTATTTGCCGCCACAAAGAACATCTAAGCGTTTGTGTGTTTATGAGTATTGGATTGCTGCATTTAAATGAAGTTGTGATTGGTCTGGGGCATCGTTCTTTGCCTGGCAATTAA
- a CDS encoding DNA internalization-related competence protein ComEC/Rec2: MSGIFIACFCFLEKNNRRESVIRAGFFLFVFFIGIQYPSFFQLHSALDKYAGEVIVLKGMVCSVSEKENSMRILLKSNAVSANAYEGDWKCVSARVLLTIRKQDGLDEKCLYGEEICVKGILEKPQQGKNPGMFDYAEYLKSKKIDWVMSVGYGHFEMKQNKTNKVVWLAAQFKEKGIKSLQQVLTEEKCGLLVAMLFGDKNYMEEELYESFQKNGTAHILAVSGIHVHLLYLYISRFLQREAKLQRSLLILLFLFLYATLAEFSPSVVRASLMIGIHILASLLMQRYDFFSAICFSCFLQILYNPYVICNVGFQLSYLAVYSLAVVLPWVDSRIDRLILKTGNEWIGNVGRFFSPLLVLQIMMGPMVAFYFNTFSFSAFFLNIPILFFAGMLIPIGMSLLFLCWLPYSGGFLFGIAAKSADLLLEAMLFLNELFTRWGNGYFWVVSPPYGVLILFYGILFFFCTEMHCILYRRKKVQRIYIIFTVIMLCACVLPYVLGIADVPHPFSRRLHQLTFVDVGQGDCLHIRTPNGKNILIDGGGSASFDTGKKILLPYLLKNGVDHIDLAVVTHLHTDHFKGIQGLSIFMPITYLATYEGNQIREEEFSLGAEYAGKEGRMNELTKRQKIQKTETLYLKKGDQIKLDEGIWLDVLAPREMSLKEYENLFDAEDENATSLIIKVSYLNCTVLMTGDLGFEGEQSLMNSVENFKKLHCDVLKVGHHGSAYSTSEEFINAVSPSLAVIQVGKNNFGHPASRVIELFQKYDIMLARNDLDGAVFLDNLSSKTIKIEKFCK, translated from the coding sequence GTGAGCGGTATTTTTATTGCTTGCTTTTGTTTCTTAGAAAAAAATAATAGAAGAGAGTCTGTGATAAGGGCAGGCTTTTTTTTATTTGTATTTTTTATTGGCATTCAGTATCCCTCCTTTTTTCAGCTGCATTCAGCTTTAGATAAATACGCCGGAGAGGTGATTGTATTAAAAGGCATGGTATGCTCGGTAAGTGAAAAGGAAAATAGCATGCGTATCTTATTGAAGAGTAATGCAGTTTCAGCAAATGCATATGAGGGTGACTGGAAGTGCGTTTCCGCGCGCGTGTTATTAACAATAAGGAAACAGGATGGGCTAGATGAAAAATGTCTATATGGAGAAGAAATTTGTGTAAAAGGAATATTAGAGAAGCCACAGCAAGGGAAAAACCCCGGAATGTTTGATTATGCAGAATATCTGAAAAGCAAAAAAATTGACTGGGTTATGTCTGTGGGTTATGGGCATTTTGAAATGAAACAGAATAAAACGAATAAAGTAGTATGGTTGGCTGCCCAATTTAAAGAAAAGGGAATCAAAAGCTTGCAGCAAGTTTTGACTGAGGAAAAGTGCGGACTTCTCGTTGCAATGCTTTTTGGGGATAAAAACTATATGGAGGAAGAGTTATATGAGTCCTTCCAAAAAAATGGAACTGCGCATATTTTGGCGGTTTCCGGTATACATGTTCACTTACTATACCTGTACATCAGCCGTTTTTTACAAAGAGAAGCGAAATTACAAAGAAGCCTGCTGATACTGCTTTTCTTGTTTTTGTATGCGACGCTCGCAGAATTTTCACCATCTGTGGTACGAGCCTCTCTTATGATAGGAATTCATATCTTAGCTTCTCTTTTGATGCAGAGATATGACTTCTTCAGTGCAATCTGTTTTAGTTGTTTTCTTCAGATCCTATATAATCCATATGTAATATGTAATGTTGGGTTTCAATTATCGTATCTGGCTGTCTATTCTTTAGCAGTTGTATTGCCTTGGGTTGACAGCCGCATTGACCGATTAATCCTCAAGACAGGAAATGAATGGATTGGGAATGTAGGAAGATTTTTCTCTCCTTTACTTGTATTACAGATTATGATGGGGCCGATGGTTGCATTTTATTTTAATACCTTTTCATTTTCCGCTTTTTTCTTAAATATACCCATTTTATTTTTTGCCGGAATGCTCATTCCGATTGGGATGAGTCTGCTTTTTCTTTGCTGGCTGCCCTATTCGGGTGGGTTCCTTTTTGGGATTGCGGCAAAATCTGCTGATTTGCTGCTGGAAGCAATGTTGTTTTTAAATGAACTGTTTACAAGATGGGGCAACGGGTATTTTTGGGTTGTGAGTCCGCCCTACGGTGTTTTAATTTTATTTTATGGGATACTTTTTTTCTTTTGTACTGAAATGCACTGTATTCTGTACAGAAGAAAAAAGGTACAGCGGATTTATATTATTTTTACAGTAATTATGTTATGTGCTTGTGTTTTACCGTATGTTTTAGGAATTGCTGATGTGCCTCATCCTTTTTCAAGGAGACTGCATCAATTGACTTTTGTTGATGTAGGGCAGGGAGACTGCCTTCACATAAGGACACCAAACGGAAAAAATATTTTGATTGATGGCGGGGGCAGTGCCAGTTTTGATACAGGAAAAAAGATCCTTTTACCTTACTTATTAAAAAATGGAGTAGACCACATTGATCTTGCAGTCGTAACGCACCTTCACACAGATCATTTCAAAGGAATTCAGGGGCTTTCTATTTTTATGCCCATTACTTACTTAGCTACTTATGAAGGCAACCAAATTCGGGAAGAGGAATTTTCTTTGGGGGCAGAGTATGCAGGAAAAGAAGGAAGAATGAATGAACTTACGAAGCGGCAAAAAATTCAGAAGACAGAGACTCTTTATCTGAAAAAAGGAGATCAGATTAAACTGGACGAAGGAATCTGGCTTGATGTTTTGGCGCCAAGAGAGATGTCTTTAAAGGAATATGAAAACCTGTTCGATGCGGAAGATGAAAATGCAACTAGTTTAATCATTAAAGTGTCATATTTGAATTGTACAGTCTTGATGACTGGTGATTTAGGATTTGAAGGAGAACAGAGCTTGATGAATTCGGTTGAAAATTTTAAGAAACTGCACTGTGATGTGTTAAAGGTTGGACATCATGGAAGCGCATATTCTACCTCTGAGGAATTTATAAATGCAGTTTCGCCTAGTCTTGCTGTGATCCAAGTCGGAAAAAATAATTTTGGTCATCCAGCTTCACGCGTGATTGAATTATTTCAGAAATACGATATAATGTTAGCTAGAAATGATTTAGACGGTGCGGTTTTTCTGGATAATCTCTCATCTAAAACCATAAAAATAGAAAAATTTTGCAAATAG